In Acidobacteriota bacterium, a genomic segment contains:
- a CDS encoding Rne/Rng family ribonuclease — protein MAKELIISANVHEKKVAMLEDGIVTEFYVERRDENQGVVGNLYKGRVMKVLPGMQSAFVDIGLERDAFLYVSDFTEFMEEEEEIDFREVGDDQRVPPRIDDRPRRSDPRRPEPVSAGAKPAPAHERAREEEPPAERPVRIEDAVEQLAEIADESLIPPPPPEEDLPENDQGVAQPAVGAFSIERVTDDETYRSEETAASKRPAQAAELEAAEPDAKPRRGRARKPVEPRKKLTKAEEKPAKATTRKAAPKPGPRRSRRRDENEQAAERESATQFQRVTDEDMREDAGELLKDAIVQEKIIEQVHNAEYQTASFQPEPEPEWRVGSLRSLAESDSGFQRVVDENAEAAARQNVARSEADIEQEGSITGQHDETKVSPFRHISDVVRGLYGRIQSGASGEATESTEAAGSPQFLENGTTEGSSSTASEDPSENRESHRESSSEEDREAEVRDRGPRGEFAVRRGGRGRRGRGGRREGPATAAGAAPGEEESAATAVAPEEGEAKVEEAPKQEETARPAESRPVEERPVEAKPVEARPVETRPSEARVPSPGPQRRPDPRRPDPRRPDPRRPDPRRPDQRRPEVGPSRRPDRGGAPTISDLLHEGQEILVQIAKEPIAKKGARITSHIALPGRFIVYMPTVNHIGVSRKIPNDAERVRLKRIVTALRDREGATGGFIARTACAGVSEQELGDDMRYLLRTWADVRKKTERVKAPALVHRDLDLVQRILRDQMSDEFTAIRIDNEVEYARIVEFVNRVQPKLVKRVKLYTADQPILEKYGVQAEIDKAVRPRVWLKSGGYIVINQTEALVAIDVNTGKFVGKSDKLEDTITRTNLEAAKEIVRQVRLRDLGGIIVLDLIDMEERKNRQKVMMALQQELSHDRSPSKILSINDFGLVAITRKRVKQSLERTLCTPCPYCQGAGMVKSAQTMCFEILEQAKAMSKQLAGSSDVMLRVSPHVAESLRTTEREVMEEVEAHFGTPVTIEPDPNLHQEQFDFAVM, from the coding sequence ATGGCAAAAGAGTTAATCATTAGTGCAAACGTGCACGAGAAGAAGGTCGCCATGCTTGAAGATGGCATAGTGACCGAGTTCTACGTCGAACGCAGGGACGAGAATCAAGGCGTTGTCGGCAACCTGTACAAGGGCCGGGTGATGAAGGTGCTGCCTGGAATGCAGTCGGCCTTCGTCGACATCGGGCTGGAGCGCGACGCGTTCTTATACGTCTCGGATTTCACCGAGTTCATGGAGGAGGAGGAAGAGATCGACTTCCGTGAAGTGGGTGATGATCAGCGCGTTCCTCCTCGAATCGACGACCGACCGCGGCGAAGCGACCCGCGCAGACCCGAACCGGTTTCGGCTGGCGCCAAACCTGCGCCCGCGCATGAACGTGCGCGCGAAGAGGAACCACCTGCCGAGAGGCCCGTGCGCATCGAAGACGCGGTCGAGCAGTTGGCCGAGATCGCAGATGAGAGCCTCATTCCGCCGCCGCCTCCTGAAGAGGATCTTCCCGAGAATGACCAGGGCGTCGCGCAGCCGGCTGTCGGGGCATTCTCAATCGAACGCGTGACCGACGATGAGACTTATCGCTCCGAGGAAACCGCCGCCTCTAAGAGACCAGCGCAGGCCGCCGAACTTGAAGCTGCGGAACCGGATGCGAAGCCCCGGCGCGGCCGAGCAAGGAAGCCGGTTGAGCCCCGAAAGAAACTAACGAAGGCTGAGGAGAAGCCGGCCAAGGCAACGACACGAAAGGCTGCGCCCAAACCTGGCCCGAGGCGATCCCGGCGGCGCGACGAAAACGAACAAGCAGCGGAGCGCGAGAGCGCGACCCAGTTTCAACGCGTTACCGATGAGGACATGCGGGAGGACGCGGGAGAGCTTCTGAAGGATGCGATCGTTCAAGAGAAGATCATCGAGCAGGTCCACAACGCCGAGTACCAAACTGCCAGTTTCCAACCCGAGCCCGAGCCTGAGTGGCGAGTAGGCAGCCTGCGCTCTTTGGCGGAAAGCGACTCAGGTTTCCAGCGCGTCGTGGATGAGAATGCCGAGGCTGCCGCGCGGCAAAATGTGGCGCGTTCCGAGGCCGACATCGAGCAGGAAGGCTCAATCACCGGACAGCACGATGAGACTAAAGTTTCTCCCTTCCGGCATATTTCCGATGTTGTGCGCGGGCTCTACGGCCGGATTCAATCCGGTGCTTCGGGCGAAGCAACCGAATCGACTGAGGCGGCCGGTTCACCCCAGTTTCTGGAGAACGGCACGACTGAAGGCTCATCCTCGACTGCGAGCGAGGACCCGAGCGAAAACAGGGAGAGTCACCGAGAGTCGTCATCGGAAGAAGACCGCGAAGCCGAAGTGCGCGACCGCGGGCCTCGCGGTGAGTTTGCCGTGCGCCGCGGCGGAAGAGGACGTCGCGGCCGCGGGGGTCGCCGCGAAGGTCCGGCTACAGCAGCAGGGGCCGCTCCCGGCGAGGAGGAATCAGCGGCTACCGCCGTCGCGCCGGAAGAGGGCGAGGCCAAAGTCGAGGAAGCTCCAAAGCAGGAAGAGACTGCTCGTCCGGCGGAGTCCCGGCCAGTTGAAGAGCGGCCAGTTGAAGCCAAGCCGGTCGAGGCGAGGCCGGTTGAAACTCGACCGAGTGAAGCACGGGTTCCGAGTCCTGGTCCCCAACGCAGACCCGATCCGCGCAGACCAGACCCGCGTAGGCCAGATCCGCGCAGACCAGATCCACGCAGACCAGATCAGCGCAGACCGGAAGTCGGTCCTTCCCGGCGACCCGATCGAGGCGGCGCTCCAACGATCAGCGACCTCCTGCACGAAGGACAGGAGATTCTCGTTCAGATCGCCAAGGAGCCGATCGCCAAAAAAGGCGCTCGCATCACGTCTCACATAGCGCTGCCCGGCAGATTTATTGTGTACATGCCGACGGTCAACCACATCGGCGTCTCGCGCAAGATACCCAACGACGCTGAACGCGTAAGGTTGAAGCGAATCGTGACCGCTCTGCGTGACCGCGAAGGCGCCACCGGCGGCTTCATAGCGCGGACCGCGTGCGCGGGCGTTTCCGAGCAAGAGCTCGGCGATGATATGCGCTACTTGCTGCGCACCTGGGCCGACGTTCGAAAGAAGACCGAACGCGTCAAGGCGCCGGCACTGGTGCATCGAGACCTCGATCTGGTGCAGCGAATCTTGCGCGATCAGATGTCCGATGAGTTCACCGCCATTCGAATCGACAACGAAGTCGAGTACGCGCGAATAGTCGAGTTTGTGAATCGCGTTCAGCCTAAGCTGGTAAAGCGGGTGAAGCTGTACACCGCCGACCAGCCGATTCTCGAAAAGTATGGTGTGCAAGCTGAAATCGACAAAGCTGTTCGCCCGCGCGTGTGGTTGAAATCAGGCGGCTACATCGTGATCAATCAAACGGAAGCGCTGGTCGCGATCGACGTGAATACAGGCAAATTTGTCGGCAAGTCGGACAAGCTCGAGGACACCATCACCAGAACCAACCTCGAAGCTGCAAAAGAAATCGTGCGTCAGGTAAGGCTGCGCGATCTTGGCGGGATCATCGTGCTCGACCTCATCGATATGGAGGAGCGCAAGAACCGCCAAAAGGTAATGATGGCGTTGCAGCAGGAGTTGTCGCACGACCGCTCGCCGTCCAAGATTCTTTCGATCAACGACTTCGGGCTGGTCGCTATTACTCGCAAACGAGTCAAGCAGTCCCTCGAACGTACGCTCTGTACGCCGTGTCCGTATTGTCAGGGAGCGGGCATGGTGAAGTCAGCGCAGACGATGTGCTTCGAGATACTGGAGCAAGCCAAAGCGATGAGTAAGCAGTTGGCCGGTTCGAGCGACGTGATGCTGCGAGTCTCGCCGCACGTAGCCGAATCGCTGCGCACGACTGAGCGTGAAGTTATGGAGGAGGTCGAAGCTCATTTCGGAACACCGGTGACGATCGAGCCCGACCCGAATCTCCATCAGGAGCAGTTCGACTTCGCGGTCATGTGA